The Leishmania infantum JPCM5 genome chromosome 15 DNA window CTCAGGGGCAACCACGAGGGCACCAAAGGCCGCGACGACAAGCAAACGTGCGAGGAAGATCTCGGAGTAGCGCAGGTGGCACAAAAAGGAGTCACATCCCTCATTCCCGTGTCCTGCGAGGGCTTTCGACAGGTACCAGGCATGTGAAGAACAGCTGTGGTGCACAGCCGGCACCACAGCCAACACACTCATGGGAGGAGCGAGGACCATCCGCGCAACGCTCTTGTTGGTTTTCTGACTGCTTTGGAGGACTCTGGCGTGTCGAACATGTTGATAAGCGGCTCCTTTTTAAAGCGTGGGCGTTTGCGTCGGAAGCGGAGGGAAGCAGCAGTAGTCCGGAaacagaggcggaggagggcatGGGCGGAGAGTGGTGGACATTTTGAAAGGAGAAGTTAGGGAAAACGCATGCGAGCCTGCTGCAGGCCACCTCGGCCTGAGCGGTTTCTTGTCTTTCTCAATCCAGCAGTGTGGAAGTGCATGCTGGTGTGTAAGAGTTGCGAAGGTGAGGGAGACTGAAtcagagctgctgcgagacGGCTGATAGTCGACACTTGAACGGGTGCACCCGCGCTAGTGGATGAAGCGTACTCACAATCTGCTGCATGCGCTTGGAGCTCAGGCCAAGGACGCTAGACTGCAGCTTGCCGTACCAAGCTCCTGTGATCTTCTATTTTCttttgtctctctccccccgcAGGGGTCGGCCAGGAGTAGTCTGGAAATCAATTCAAAAAAGGGGCCAACGCCAAAGTAAAACAAGAGGGCATTGGGACAGAAGAAAGAAGTTTATCTATGAATGCACACGAGTCCCTGCCGCCCGTCGCTCACACAGCCGTGTAGGCTAGAAAGACAGGCAGCAAGGGACCAGGGCACGATTGCTTACGCATAGCCGTAGAGGATGTGGCCttgcttgcgcagcgcgttcACAACATCGCACGCCGTCACGGTCTTCTTGCGCGCGTACTCGGTGtaggccgtgctgcagcgcacaaTGTCCTCCACGTAAGCCttcagcacgcggcgcacctctTCGTAGACCTCGCTCGAGATGCGCTtcacgccaccgcggcgcgccaTGCGGCGGACGCAGCCGCGAGTGATGCCGCGGATgttgtcgcgcagcaccttcttctGGCGCCTCTGGCTGCCCTTGGCATCAGCGGAGCGCTTGCCCTTGGCCATGGCTGAATGTGCCGGTGAGGAAAGGGGTGtgcttggggggggggggagggggaagtAGGCGGTGGATGAAAGCGTGGTGAGGAGGCTGAATGGGATCACCAAATAGCAAAAATGTTGAGATGATAAAGTCTTGAAAGAAATGAAAGGTAGAAGGCATTTAAAGCCGCTGAAGGGCCGCTTgaaaggcagcagcagaacgctgaaagaggaagggggtggtgTTTTGGCGATACCTCGTGGTATGTTTTCAGCACTGGAAGCACGCAGAGCTACATGATCGGAAGTTTTTGCCTTTCATTGACATTAAAGCAA harbors:
- a CDS encoding histone H4; amino-acid sequence: MAKGKRSADAKGSQRRQKKVLRDNIRGITRGCVRRMARRGGVKRISSEVYEEVRRVLKAYVEDIVRCSTAYTEYARKKTVTACDVVNALRKQGHILYGYA